CGACAAGCACGCGGGGCACGACCCCGAGATGTTCCGCCGCCGCTTCTGGCTGAGCCTCGTGCTTACCGTTCCCATCCTCTACTTCTCCCCGCAGCTGCAGGCCTGGTTGGGATACACCGCCTGGGACGTGGCCTGGGGGCGCTGGGTCGGCCCGGTGCTGGGCTCGATCCTCTACTTCTACGGCGGCGGGCCCTTCCTCGAGGGGGCGGTGCGCGAGCTGCGCCACCGCGTCCCGGGGATGATGAGCCTGATCGCCCTGGCCATCAGCGTGGCCTACGCCTACAGCCTGGCCGTCTCCTTTGGCTTTCCCGGCAAGCCCTTCTACTGGGAGCTGGCGACGCTGATCGACGTGATGCTGCTCGGCCACTGGATCGAGATGAAGAGCGTGCAGCAGGCCCAGGGGGCGCTCGAGGCGCTGGCCAAGCTGATGCCCACCACCGCGCACCGCGTGGTGGGGAAGAAGGTCGAGGACGTGCCGGTCGGCGAGCTGCGTGAGGGCGACGTCATCATGGTGCTGCCCGGGGAGCAGGTGCCCGCCGACGGCGTCATCGTCTCGGGGCGCACGACGCTGAACGAGGCCTTCCTAACCGGCGAGTCGAAGCCGGTCGAAAAGCAGGCGGGCGACGAGGTGGTCGCGGCCGCCATCAACAACGACGGCGTGATCCAGGTGAAGGTGACCCGCACCGGCGAGGCCACCACCCTTTCGCAGATCATGCGCCTCGTCAAGGAGGCGCAGCAGGCGCGCAGCCGCTTCCAGGCCCTCGCCGACCGCGCCGCCTCCTGGCTGTTCTACGTCGCCGTGGTGGTGGGCGGCGGAGCCTTCGGGGTCTGGCTGGCGCTGGGGCAGCCTTTCGACTTCGCGCTGGGCGTCGCCGTGACCACGCTGGTCATCGCCTGCCCCCACGCGCTGGGGCTGGCCATCCCGCTGGTGAACGTCAACGCCACCGCGCTGGCCGCAAAGAACGGGGTGCTGGTGCGCAACCGCGAGGCCTTCGAGCGCGCCCGCGACATCCGCGTCGTGGCCTTCGACAAGACCGGCACCCTCACCGAGGGCCGCTTCGCGGTGAGCCGGGTGGCCGCGGCTGCGGTAACGGAAGACGAGCTGCTGGCCCTGGCGGCGGCGATCGAACGTCAGAGCTCCCACCCGCTCGCCGACGCGATCGTCGAGGCCGCCGAGGGGCGCGGCGTCCAGCTGCCCGCCGCCGATGAGGTTCAGGCGGTGCCCGGCCAGGGGGTCGTGGGCACGATCGACGGCCGCAAGGTCTACGTGGGCCGGCCCGAGTGGACCGGCGAGTTCGGGCTCGAGCTGGATCCGGTGCGCGCGGCCGTGGCCACCGCCGAGGAGCGCGGCGAGAGCCTGATCGTCGTCTTCGAAGAGGGGCGCGTCCTCGGGGCCTTGGCGCTCGCGGACCGGGTGCGCGACAGCGCCCGCACCGCGGTGGCCCGCCTGCAGGAGATGGGCGTGGAGCCGGTGATGATCACCGGCGACGCCGAAGCGGTGGCGCAGGCGGTGGCCGGCGACCTGGGAATCCGGCGCTACTACGCCCGGGTCATGCCCCAGGACAAGGCGCGCATCGTGCGCGAGCTCAAGCAGATGGGCCACGTCGCCTTCGTGGGGGACGGCATCAACGACGCCCCCGCGCTGGTCGAGGCCGACCTGGGCGTCGCCATCGGCGCCGGCACCAACGTGGCCATCGAGTCGGCGGACCTGGTCCTGGTCGAGAACGACCCG
This genomic stretch from Oceanithermus desulfurans harbors:
- a CDS encoding copper-translocating P-type ATPase yields the protein MKDHQHDDAAHKEHAHAQPTGEHAGHKDHDAAAPADHADHTGHEGHEGHGAQADHAGHGEHGDHGGHDKHAGHDPEMFRRRFWLSLVLTVPILYFSPQLQAWLGYTAWDVAWGRWVGPVLGSILYFYGGGPFLEGAVRELRHRVPGMMSLIALAISVAYAYSLAVSFGFPGKPFYWELATLIDVMLLGHWIEMKSVQQAQGALEALAKLMPTTAHRVVGKKVEDVPVGELREGDVIMVLPGEQVPADGVIVSGRTTLNEAFLTGESKPVEKQAGDEVVAAAINNDGVIQVKVTRTGEATTLSQIMRLVKEAQQARSRFQALADRAASWLFYVAVVVGGGAFGVWLALGQPFDFALGVAVTTLVIACPHALGLAIPLVNVNATALAAKNGVLVRNREAFERARDIRVVAFDKTGTLTEGRFAVSRVAAAAVTEDELLALAAAIERQSSHPLADAIVEAAEGRGVQLPAADEVQAVPGQGVVGTIDGRKVYVGRPEWTGEFGLELDPVRAAVATAEERGESLIVVFEEGRVLGALALADRVRDSARTAVARLQEMGVEPVMITGDAEAVAQAVAGDLGIRRYYARVMPQDKARIVRELKQMGHVAFVGDGINDAPALVEADLGVAIGAGTNVAIESADLVLVENDPLDVVLALKLARATYRKMVENLVWATGYNVVAIPLAAGVAYGWGLLLNPAVGAIFMSLSTVVVSLNAIALRRAKLA